One Cryptomeria japonica chromosome 9, Sugi_1.0, whole genome shotgun sequence genomic window carries:
- the LOC131072976 gene encoding cytochrome P450 CYP72A616 — MGTQARIVVDDPEIMEQILSNKFGHCEKPELNIELKRLLGYGLASSNGEKWARQRRLRNPAFHLESLKTMVPVVAASTAKMLEKWGNAIADGMKEIEVSEEFRCITADVIARTTFGSSFEEGKHIFHMLAELTILAGQSCGKINFPGSRE; from the exons ATGGGCACACAGGCAAGGATTGTTGTTGATGACCCAGAGATAATGGAGCAGATTCTGTCCAACAAGTTTGGGCATTGCGAGAAACCTGAGCTCAATATTGAATTGAAACGCTTACTTGGTTATGGCCTTGCAAGCTCCAATGGAGAGAAATGGGCTCGCCAAAGAAGGCTTCGCAATCCGGCCTTTCATTTAGAAAGTTTGAAG ACAATGGTTCCAGTGGTGGCAGCGAGCACCGCAAAAATGTTGGAGAAATGGGGAAATGCAATTGCAGACGGTATGAAAGAAATTGAGGTCTCAGAAGAATTTCGATGCATTACTGCAGATGTGATAGCCCGGACAACTTTTGGGTCTAGTTTTGAGGAAGGAAAACATATATTTCACATGCTAGCTGAATTGACCATTCTCGCTGGTCAAAGTTGTGGGAAAATAAATTTCCCAGGTTCCAG GGAGTGA